Proteins from a single region of Lates calcarifer isolate ASB-BC8 linkage group LG19, TLL_Latcal_v3, whole genome shotgun sequence:
- the sertad4 gene encoding SERTA domain-containing protein 4: MTLVLSMNPFLDPEGDPPLSAYQPIWESERCTKTCLSNPAPPCSSEEQFTQGPPCRRVPDHVSVSRIAYFKRKFVDDDDEPSFSFRTYCQTVAPVLEERAHVLRLSLEKMRFIDDPEAFLRRSVLVNNLLRRLRAEILLQSTDWCFPPNPAFATGPCVLPPGTNPTHQALHGAVPTRICLAPQAGPPFRKRFRMVRGGQGDLRPDCAQTCCCIYAAAAAAGHYLHLPFSMYDAALSTCPSTPHSSSFFQLASHSKLGLAVAVEERDDEDEDVEEEEENEEEEERDEEEEEEEDDERRQAGPSIDVVKGKSSQKSRTRTLLGHTHPRTEEDSCMTDRVEEEEEAEQEEEEEEEEEEEEEEEEEQVVRPCQWASERELHKVSFWHRRAHRQ; this comes from the exons atgacccTTGTTTTGTCCATGAATCCTTTCCTGGACCCAGAGGGAGACCCTCCGCTCTCCGCATATCAGCCCATATGGGAATCGGAGCGCTGCACCAAGACCTGCCTGTCAAACCCTGCGCCGCCATGCAGCTCTGAAGAGCAATTTACACAAG GACCCCCCTGTAGGCGAGTTCCTGATCATGTTTCAGTGTCGAGGATTGCTTACTTCAAGAGGAAgtttgttgatgatgatgatgagccTTCCTTCAGTTTCAGGACATACTGCCAGACT GTTGCACCAGTTTTGGAGGAGCGTGCCCACGTGCTGCGTCTCTCCCTGGAGAAGATGAGGTTCATTGACGACCCCGAGGCCTTCCTCCGACGCTCTGTTCTTGTTAACAACCTCCTTCGGCGTCTGCGAGCTGAGATCCTGCTCCAGAGCACTGACTGGTGCTTCCCACCAAACCCAGCATTCGCCACTGGCCCGTGCGTCCTCCCACCCGGCACTAACCCCACCCACCAGGCACTCCATGGAGCTGTACCCACCCGGATCTGCTTAGCGCCCCAAGCCGGACCACCCTTCCGTAAGCGCTTCCGAATGGTCCGTGGAGGACAGGGGGATCTTCGCCCGGACTGTGCCCAGACATGCTGTTGCATCTACGCAGcggcagctgctgcaggacactACCTCCACCTCCCATTCTCCATGTATGATGCAGCACTGTCTACCTGCCCTTCTACACCGCACTCCTCCTCATTTTTTCAGCTAGCTAGCCATAGTAAGTTAGGGCTGGCTGTGGCCGTGGAAGAGcgtgatgatgaggatgaagatgttgaagaggaggaggaaaatgaagaagaagaagaaagggacgaggaggaggaggaggaggaagatgatgaaaGAAGACAAGCAGGGCCCTCTATTGATGTTGTTAAAGGCAAGTCAAGCCAGAAAAGTAGGACTAGGACCTTGCTGGGTCACACACACCcaaggacagaggaggacagcTGCATGACAGATAGggtagaagaggaagaggaggcagagcaggaggaggaagaggaggaagaggaggaggaggaggaggaggaagaagaggagcaggTTGTGAGACCTTGTCAGTGGGCCTCAGAAAGAGAGCTCCACAAGGTTAGCTTCTGGCACCGCAGGGCTCATAGACAATGA
- the syt14a gene encoding LOW QUALITY PROTEIN: synaptotagmin-14 (The sequence of the model RefSeq protein was modified relative to this genomic sequence to represent the inferred CDS: inserted 2 bases in 1 codon), translated as MAIDGGERNCGVHELICVRKVSPEVLGFLTAIGLFIILMTLLFWYLNNKLALENPGSLQCLDDFRKNTELQDKAYSDADLQGSSSDSEDELMGQYQEAVSRSQGLRGGAKAAANVKHAGGFSWESRQKYSPLTADYDGYSSEASADDVNCIQRMRRTPPLDELQPPPYQDENGSPRMSCTLSDLGDAKCDLSHTSGSPHLSFGKCPSEGSDRXRLESYLNKGYEEDVPSDSTAVLSPEDMSARGSAAQLPKGYEPDPVAKYGTLDVVFNYDSEEQQLAVTIMAVTDLPAHKRTGNVSWQVHLVLLPTKKQRAKTGIQRGPCPIFTETFRFSHVESEMISNYAIRFRLYSMRRMKKEKVLGEKVFYLTKLNLQGKMSVPVILDPCCALPGGESQASLSDMTCSESASSFQSVSQTSTPEILVGLVYNATTGRLSVEVIKGIHFKNLAANKPPNGLFCCLKHLIGGQVYIIRDTYVKLTLLNSMGHEMSKCKTSICRGQPNPTYKETFVFQVALFQLSDVTLILSVYNKRSMKRKEMIGWISLGLNSSGEEELTHWTQMKESKGQQVCRWHSLLES; from the exons tttctccagAGGTGCTGGGGTTTCTGACAGCCATCGGactcttcatcatcctcatgACCCTCCTGTTCTGGTACCTCAACAACAAGTTGGCACTAGAGAACCCAGGGAGCCTTCAGTGCCTTGATGActtcaggaaaaacacagagctaCAGG ACAAGGCCTACTCTGACGCTGACCTGCAGGGCTCATCATCGGACAGCGAGGATGAACTGATGGGTCAGTATCAGGAAGCAGTCAGCCGCTCCCAGGGCCTCCGGGGAGGAGCCAAGGCAGCCGCTAATGTCAAACACGCAGGAGGTTTCAGTTGGGAGAGCCGGCAGAAGTACAGCCCCCTGACCGCTGATTATGACGGCTATAGCAGCGAAGCTTCGGCTGACGATG TCAACTGCATCCAGCGGATGAGACGAACGCCACCACTCGATGAGCTTCAGCCTCCGCCCTATCAGGATGAGAATGGCTCTCCACGGATGTCCTGCACACTGTCAGACCTGGGAGATGCCAAGTGTGATCTATCCCACACCAGCGGCAGTCCCCACCTGTCCTTCGGCAAATGTCCCAGTGAGGGCAGTGACCG GAGACTGGAGAGTTACCTCAACAAGGGCTATGAAGAAGATGTACCCAGTGACAGCACCGCTGTCCTCAGCCCAGAG GATATGTCAGCCCGAGGATCAGCGGCACAGCTCCCTAAAGGTTATGAACCAGACCCTGTTGCAAAATACGGCACCCTGGATGTGGTGTTCAACTATGACTCAGAGGAGCAGCAGTTGGCCGTGACCATCATGGCAGTAACGGACCTTCCTGCCCACAAACGCACCGGCAACGTCTCCTGGCAGGTCCACCTGGTGCTGCTGCCCACCAAGAAGCAGAGAGCAAAGACGGGAATCCAGAGAGGCCCGTGCCCCATCTTTACAGAGACCTTCCGCTTCAGCCATGTGGAGTCAGAGATGATCAGCAATTATGCCATCCGATTCCGCCTTTATAGTATGCGGCGGATGAAGAAGGAGAAGGTGCTCGGGGAAAAGGTGTTCTACCTCACCAAGCTCAACCTTCAGGGCAAAATGTCTGTGCCGGTCATATTAGACCCATGCTGTGCTCTCCCG GGTGGTGAATCCCAGGCCAGCCTCTCAGATATGACGTGCAGTGAAAGCGCCTCATCATTCCAGTCAGTAAGTCAGACTTCCACACCAGAGATCCTTGTTGGCCTGGTTTACAACGCCACAACAGGACGTCTCTCTGTGGAGGTTATCAAAGGCATCCACTTCAAAAACCTAGCTGCCAACAAGCCACCCA ATGGGCTGTTCTGTTGTCTAAAACACTTGATAGGTGGACAGGTTTATATAATCAGAG ATACATACGTTAAGCTGACCTTACTGAACTCCATGGGCCATGAGATGTCCAAGTGTAAGACATCCATCTGCCGAGGTCAGCCCAACCCGACCTACAAAGAGACGTTTGTCTTCCAGGTAGCCCTTTTCCAGCTATCGGATGTCACGCTCATCCTCTCCGTCTACAACAAGCGCAGCATGAAGCGTAAAGAGATGATTGGCTGGATTTCACTCGGCCTCAACAGCTCTGGAGAAGAGGAGCTCACCCACTGGACTCAGATGAAAGAGTCCAAAGGACAGCAGGTTTGCCGCTGGCACAGTTTGTTAGAGTCCTAA